AGTCAGTTGAACTGATCGCGTGCCCACTCTCGGATGTCGAAGCGCATCCGGTCGTCAGGAGACCGAGCGCCGAGAGCATCAGCGCGGCGATGATCGTCGCGAGCCCCCGAAGGCAATCCAGAGTGACGCCCTTGGTCGACTGCGCAGCCCCTACAGCGGGTTGCCGTTGGTGTCGTAGAGCGCCATATGGGTGAAGGTCAGGTTGCTCCGACCATCCGGCCCGTCGAGGATCATGGTCAAGGGGATCTGCATTCCTGAAATCGTCTGCCATGCCGTGATGGTGTACCGACCAGAAATGGGAATGTCACGAAGCACGGTCGTATCCACCATCGCGGGCAGGCCTGTGGTGGTATCGATGAAGATCCGGCCTTCGGTCATGCCAGGGAGCTTTGGCTGGCTCATGGTGAGAACGGTGTAAGTCCGCAGACCGATGACCTGGGTGGAGACGCTCTGGACCTGCTCGAACTGACCGAGCATGGTGAGCATCGGGCTCCAGATATCCCCGGCGCGCCGAAGGGCGCTCATGACCTCAGCTGGCAGCGGAATCGTCATCGGCTGATCACCATCGGAGGCAGTCACTCGGCCCGAGGTGTCGAGGATCTCAAACTTGAGGAGACGGATCGGGTCGAAGCGATTCGTGCTCTCTATCTCCTGGGAGAAGAAGACACTACCGGTGTTGCGCGAGGCCACCTCGAGTGTCATTGTGCCGAAGGAGCCGGTGACCACGCAGGTGAACTCGAAGCGCGAGAGATTCGAATGCTTCTGCGGACTCCCAGTGGCGGTCAGCACGCTGTTCATCCACTGCCGGGTGAGCGCCGTCGGCGTGGTGGTGACGGAGAAGAGCCTCCTGTCGATTCGGTCGATCGGCTCGATCAACTGAGTGCCCGTCCCGTTCGTGCCGCCATTGTCGCCTGATCGATCCCTCGAGTTGCCCGAGGCACCTTGAGTTCCGGCCATGGTCACGGTCACGGCAGCCAAGGCGGTCACACCAAGCCATCGAGTGTGCGTGAAGCGCGAGTTTCGGGTGACAGTCGATGGTGTCATGGTGGGACCTCCAGTCCTCAAGAAGCGGAGGCGCGACGAGCGATCTCGCCGCGCCGCCGCGTGATTGCCGTGCGAACGGGTCAGCCCGCGCTCGCCACGAGCAGGGTGGCCACATCCTCGGGCATGTCGAACGCTGACGCGGGCACGCCGTTGAACTCCACGCGAGTGAAGGTCAGCGTGCTTGTGCCCGTCTGTCCCTCCACGGCGATGCGCTTCGGGATCATCATGCCGTCGACGGTCTGCCACTCGTCGATTCGCGCGATGCCGCTGATCAGCGAGCCAGCGGCTGTCGCAGTCTCCTGGCCGAGCGGCAAGCCGGTTTCATCGTCGAAGTAGAGGGTGAGCGTCTGGAGTCCCGCCGTGCGCGGATCGGAGCAGCGCACCCGCGTGCACTCCCGTCCCGCGAACATGGCTGGCCCGTCGTGATCGACCATACGGAACTGGCCCATGGCAGTGCGCAGGAAGTTCCACTGATCGCCCGCGCGGGCGATGCTTGCAGCCACGCCCGAGGGCATCAATCGGACACCGCCGGACTCAACATCGCGCGCCCATCCGGCGTTCATGGTGGCGGTCAAAACGCGGTGGTTGACCGGCTCGCCACCGCCAGGCGGGATGAGTGACTGATTCATGATGGTCCCGGCGCCATTGCGGGCCATGACCGTCATGAGCATGGTGCCCTGCGCGTTCTCCATCTCGCAGTCGAAGGAGACGCTCTGGACGGCATCAAAGAGCGCCGCTCCGCCCATGGCATTGATGGCGCGGTCGATGACCTCCTTGGCGGCAGGGGTGACCTGCGTGGGATCAGTTGACGAGCCGGGGTCATCACCAGCCAGCAACGACACGCTCAGCGCGAGCGTGGATGCGGCGGCAAGGCAAACAGGGGTGTTCAAGCAACGCATGGGTTCCTCCAGCAACTCGCCTCCGTCGCGCCAGAGTTGGCGGACACTTGATGAATCGGATTCGATCCGAGTCGTGGCGAGCGGGGATTGCGGTCGTGGTTCCGGTGGCGCCGACGGTGCGGGCGCGGCAAGGTTCTCAACCATCCGTTCATCCGGATGAACGGTTGAAAGGCTGCCGATCCCACGCTACGCTTCTCTCCGTGACCCCAGGAACTGCTCGTCCCTCGTTGCGATTCGCAGACGCGCTTGCCCGTCGGGTGCTGCTCTTCGACGGCGCCATGGGAACTTCCGTCCACGCGTGTCCCGACTGTGGCGTGTCGGACTATCTCGGCCGGGACAACTGCACGGACATTCTCGTGCGATCGCGCCCCGCGCTGATTCAGTCGATCCACGAGTCGTTCCTTGCAGCGGGGGCTGATGTCGTCGAGACCAACACCTTCGGTGCGAATCGTCTCGTCGCGGCGGAGTTCGATCAGGAACTTGTCGGCTGGGTTCCGGAGCTCAATCGTCAGGCGGCGCTCGTGGCCCGCGCCGCGTGTGATCGCTTCTCCACGCCCGAGAAGCCGCGGTTTGTCGCTGGCAGCATGGGGCCCGGCACGAAGCTCATCACACTGGGAAACACGGATTGGCCCACCATGCTCGCCAGCTATCGAGAGCAGGCGGCGGCCCTTCTCGAAGGCGGCGTCGACTGCTTCATCATCGAGACCTGCCAGGACCTGCTTCAGGTGAAGTGCGCGGTCAACGCGTGCCTTGATGCGCTCGCCGATGCGAAGCGCTCACCTGAGGAGGTGCCCATCATGGTCTCCGTCACGGTCGAGACCACAGGGACGATGCTGCTCGGCTCCGACATTGGCGCGGTGCTGAATGCGCTTGCGCCCTTTCCCATCGCGTCGCTCGGGCTCAACTGCGCCACGGGGCCGGTCGAGATGGCCGAGCACATCGCCTATCTCTCGAAGCACTGGTCTCGAGCGATCAGTGTCATCCCGAACGCCGGTCTGCCAATCCTCGTTGAAGGGCGCACGGAGTATCCGCTTGCGGCAGGGGCTTTTGCCGCGGCCATGAGGCGCTTCATGGAGGAGTTCCGGGTGAATGTGGTGGGCGGATGCTGCGGCACCACGCCGGGCCACATCCGCGCACTCTCCGAGGTGATCGACGGTCGCGTGCGCGAACCGCGCACGCTCGTGCCGCTTCCGCCGGGGTGCAGCAGTCTCTACAGCATGGTCGAGTTCCGGCAGGAGAACTCCTTCCTCATCGTCGCCGAGCGCACCAACGCCAACGGCAGCCGTGCGTTCAAGAGGATGCTCGACGCCGAAGAGTGGGACGGCCTGCTCGGCATGGCCAAGGAGGAGATTCGCGACGGCTCACAACTCCTCGACCTCTGTGTCGACTTCGTGGGGCGGGATGGTGTCCGCGACATGAGCGAAGTGTCGTCGCGACTGGTGCGTCAGGTGAATGCGCCGCTCATGCTCGACTCGACACAGGCCGATGTCATCGAGGCAGGGCTTCAGCGCGCCGGCGGAAAGTGCGTCGTCAACTCGATCAACCTGGAGGATGGCGAGAAGCGCTTCGACGAGATCTGCCCGCTGCTCAAGCGCTATGGCGCCGCCTGCGTGGCGCTCACCATCGACGAGGATCCCGTCGCGGGCATGGCCAAGAGTGCCGATCGCAAGCTCGCGATCGCCGAGCGGATGCACGACCTCTTCACGCGGAAGTGGGGGCTCGACGAGCAGGATCTCCTCTTCGACCCGCTGACCTTCACGATCGCCACCGGCAACGAGGAGGACCGTCGCCTTGCCCTTGAGACCCTCGACGGGATCGAGCGGATCTCGCGCCGCTTCCCCAAGTGCGGCATCCTGCTCGGGCTCTCCAATGTCAGCTTCGGACTGAAGCCGCCGGCGCGGGCGGTGCTGAACAGCGTCTTCCTTGCAGAAGCGCTCGAGCGCGGCCTGACCGCGGCGATCGTGCACGCGAGTCGCATCCAGCCGAGAGATCGCATCGATCCTGAGCACTGGGAGGCCGCTCGCTGGCTCATCTTCGATGCCCGCGGTGAGCGGCGCCCCGAAGGCAAGGCCGCCGACTTCGATCCGCTGCTGCACTTCATTTCGCTCTTCCCCGATGGCGCCGAAGCGACGGTCGCCAAGCGCGGGCTCGATGAACTCCCGCTCGAGGAGCGCCTTCAGCGCCACATCGTGGATGGCGACGACCGCAACCTCGAGCGAACGCTGGAAGAAGCGCGCTCGAAGTATGCGCCGCTGGCGATCATCAATGATCATCTGCTGGCGGGCATGAAGACGGTGGGTGAGCTCTTCGCGTCAGGGCGCATGCAACTCCCGTTCGTGCTTCAGAGCGCGTCGGTCATGAAGAAGTCGGTCGCACTGCTCCAGCCATTCATGGAGAAGAGCGAAACCGGCC
This region of Phycisphaeraceae bacterium genomic DNA includes:
- a CDS encoding homocysteine S-methyltransferase family protein, with product MTPGTARPSLRFADALARRVLLFDGAMGTSVHACPDCGVSDYLGRDNCTDILVRSRPALIQSIHESFLAAGADVVETNTFGANRLVAAEFDQELVGWVPELNRQAALVARAACDRFSTPEKPRFVAGSMGPGTKLITLGNTDWPTMLASYREQAAALLEGGVDCFIIETCQDLLQVKCAVNACLDALADAKRSPEEVPIMVSVTVETTGTMLLGSDIGAVLNALAPFPIASLGLNCATGPVEMAEHIAYLSKHWSRAISVIPNAGLPILVEGRTEYPLAAGAFAAAMRRFMEEFRVNVVGGCCGTTPGHIRALSEVIDGRVREPRTLVPLPPGCSSLYSMVEFRQENSFLIVAERTNANGSRAFKRMLDAEEWDGLLGMAKEEIRDGSQLLDLCVDFVGRDGVRDMSEVSSRLVRQVNAPLMLDSTQADVIEAGLQRAGGKCVVNSINLEDGEKRFDEICPLLKRYGAACVALTIDEDPVAGMAKSADRKLAIAERMHDLFTRKWGLDEQDLLFDPLTFTIATGNEEDRRLALETLDGIERISRRFPKCGILLGLSNVSFGLKPPARAVLNSVFLAEALERGLTAAIVHASRIQPRDRIDPEHWEAARWLIFDARGERRPEGKAADFDPLLHFISLFPDGAEATVAKRGLDELPLEERLQRHIVDGDDRNLERTLEEARSKYAPLAIINDHLLAGMKTVGELFASGRMQLPFVLQSASVMKKSVALLQPFMEKSETGQARAKVVLATVAGDVHDIGKNLVDIILSNNGYEVHNIGIKQSLQQIVEAWRRTGADVIGMSGLLVKSVTVMEQNLHELNAIGVTVPVMLGGAALTRHYAESHLRKIYKGPVYYGKDAFEGLAVCDALASGELSRIDAEVEARLQKRAEVDARVGQRLESRADGAVGGAVATATASGATGATPAGVTPTSATSRAQGGGASGATPAGGASSGAPRRAEDAPSPRVTSTHSLPKPPFLGDRIVEDIDLRQIYPFVNKVALYRGQWGFKKGAMDEASYERLIEDQADAIFARLQVLCREERILRPAVAYGYFECQSRGDELLIYDPENPAQVRETFRFPRQSGRERLCISDFFRSVESGERDVIGFHCVTMGIEVSHRARQLFERNEYTEYLYMHGMGVECTEALAELWHKRMRSELGIGGDDDPRVERLFTQHYRGSRYSFGYPACPDMSDQEKLFRLLRPERIGCTLTENWQIVPEQSTSAIIVHHPQAKYFAV